The proteins below are encoded in one region of Pseudomonas ekonensis:
- the gcbA gene encoding diguanylate cyclase GcbA encodes MTEPEDPSRERLKHHFAQRVIHQARQILEIWQRLQRSEWSTADLAELSEANLRLLRFAERFEQPEHTQLARHISQSLEAVDANRGRLSSGLITDLNRLMQRLSRTGLRHGDQLDQTFLPPLRKPIYVLLQDHDRAERLAKQLEFFGLTAQALDSVSAFRSSMVERLPAAIVMDVDFSAPGVGLTLAAEAQQGLEEPLPLLFFSLHETDTPTRLAAVRAGGREFLTGTLEASSLLEKIEVLTCVAQYEPYKVLIIDDSRAQALHTERLLNSAGIVTRTLIEPIQAMAELADFQPDLIILDMYMPACTGTELAKVIRHNDRYVSVPIIYLSAEDDLDKQLDAMSEGGDDFLTKPIKPRHLITTVRNRAARARNLKARMVRDSLTGLYNHTHILQLLEDCSFRARREGKPLSFAMLDIDHFKRVNDSHGHPMGDRVIKSLALFLKQRLRKTDFIGRYGGEEFAIVMPDTDLAAAHNVLDEIRQRFAEIHYPAQPQDLWCTFSAGVVEMGEDSDSLMMASQADEALYRAKGEGRNRVQVARDSKQSATFSPESTDSVITL; translated from the coding sequence ATGACCGAGCCAGAAGACCCCAGCCGTGAGCGCCTCAAGCACCACTTTGCCCAGCGGGTAATTCATCAGGCACGTCAGATTCTTGAGATATGGCAGCGCCTGCAACGCAGCGAATGGTCCACCGCCGACCTCGCCGAGCTGAGCGAAGCCAACCTGCGCCTGCTGCGTTTCGCCGAGCGCTTCGAACAGCCTGAGCACACGCAGCTGGCCCGTCACATCAGCCAGTCGCTGGAGGCCGTCGACGCCAACCGCGGCCGGCTGAGCAGCGGCCTGATCACCGACCTCAACCGCCTGATGCAGCGCCTGTCGCGCACCGGCCTGCGCCACGGCGACCAGCTCGACCAGACCTTCCTGCCGCCGCTGCGCAAACCGATCTATGTCTTGCTGCAGGATCACGACCGCGCCGAGCGGCTGGCCAAGCAACTGGAGTTCTTCGGCCTCACCGCCCAGGCGCTGGACAGCGTGTCGGCGTTCCGTTCGTCGATGGTCGAGCGCCTGCCCGCCGCCATCGTCATGGACGTGGACTTCAGCGCCCCCGGAGTCGGCCTGACCCTGGCCGCCGAAGCCCAGCAGGGCCTGGAGGAGCCGCTGCCGCTGCTGTTCTTCAGCCTGCACGAAACCGACACCCCGACCCGACTGGCCGCCGTGCGCGCCGGCGGCCGGGAGTTCCTCACCGGCACCCTCGAAGCCTCGAGCCTGCTGGAAAAGATCGAGGTGCTGACCTGCGTCGCCCAGTACGAACCCTACAAAGTGCTGATCATCGACGACTCCCGCGCCCAGGCCCTGCACACCGAACGCCTGCTCAACAGCGCCGGGATCGTCACCCGCACCCTGATCGAGCCGATCCAGGCCATGGCCGAACTGGCGGATTTCCAGCCGGACCTGATCATCCTCGACATGTACATGCCGGCCTGCACCGGCACCGAGCTGGCCAAGGTCATCCGCCACAACGACCGCTATGTCAGCGTGCCGATCATTTACCTGTCGGCCGAGGACGACCTGGACAAGCAGCTCGACGCCATGAGCGAAGGCGGCGACGACTTCCTGACCAAACCGATCAAGCCGCGCCACCTGATCACCACTGTGCGCAACCGCGCCGCCCGGGCGCGCAACCTCAAGGCGCGGATGGTGCGTGACAGCCTCACCGGCCTGTACAACCACACCCACATCCTGCAACTGCTGGAAGACTGCTCGTTCCGCGCCCGCCGCGAGGGCAAGCCGCTGAGCTTCGCCATGCTCGACATCGACCACTTCAAGCGGGTCAACGACAGCCACGGCCACCCGATGGGCGACCGGGTGATCAAGAGCCTGGCGCTGTTCCTCAAGCAGCGCCTGCGCAAGACCGACTTCATCGGCCGATACGGCGGCGAGGAATTCGCCATCGTCATGCCCGACACCGATCTGGCCGCCGCGCACAATGTGCTCGACGAGATCCGCCAGCGCTTCGCCGAGATTCACTACCCGGCGCAGCCGCAGGATCTGTGGTGCACCTTCAGCGCCGGCGTCGTGGAAATGGGCGAGGACTCCGACAGCCTGATGATGGCCAGTCAGGCCGACGAGGCGCTGTACCGCGCCAAGGGCGAAGGGCGCAACCGGGTGCAGGTCGCCCGGGACTCAAAGCAAAGTGCCACTTTTTCACCGGAATCCACCGATTCGGTCATAACCCTGTAA
- a CDS encoding translation initiation factor Sui1, which translates to MAKKAASFAALGGLVFSTDAGRHCPECSKPVDACICRQTQIPAGDGIARVRRESKGRGGKTVTTITGVPLAIDALKELAATLKKRCGTGGALKDGIIEIQGDHVELLLAELIKQGFKAKKSGG; encoded by the coding sequence GTGGCCAAAAAAGCCGCATCCTTCGCCGCCCTGGGCGGCCTGGTGTTTTCCACCGACGCAGGTCGTCATTGCCCGGAATGCAGTAAACCGGTGGACGCCTGCATCTGCAGACAGACGCAAATCCCGGCCGGCGACGGCATTGCCCGCGTGCGACGCGAGAGCAAGGGCCGTGGCGGCAAGACGGTGACCACCATCACCGGCGTGCCGCTGGCCATCGACGCGCTCAAGGAGCTGGCGGCGACGTTGAAGAAACGTTGCGGCACCGGCGGTGCGCTGAAGGACGGGATCATCGAAATCCAGGGCGATCATGTCGAGCTACTCTTGGCCGAGCTGATCAAGCAAGGTTTCAAGGCGAAGAAGTCCGGCGGCTAG
- the speA gene encoding arginine decarboxylase, translated as MSVRRTRKDDGSQWTVADSRSVYGIRHWGAGYFAINDAGRVEVRPNGPSSSPIDLFEQVDQLRKSGLSLPLLVRFPDILQDRVRQLTGAFDANIERLEYQSKYTALYPIKVNQQEAVIENIIATQNVSIGLEAGSKPELLAVLALAPKGGTIVCNGYKDREFIRLALMGQKLGHNVFIVIEKESEVGLVIEEAASLRVKPQVGLRVRLSSLASSKWADTGGEKSKFGLSAAQLLSVVERFRAAGLDQGIRLLHFHMGSQIANLADYQHGFKEAIRYYGELRNLGLPVDHIDVGGGLGVDYDGTHSRNASSINYDMDDYAGVVVGMLKEFCDAQSLPHPHIFSESGRSLTAHHAMLVVQVTDVEKHNDDVPQIENKDALPETVQWLVDLLGPTDIEMVTETYWRATHYMSDVAAQYADGKLTLAEKALAEQCYFAVCRRLHNSLKARQRSHRQVLDELNDKLADKYICNFSVFQSLPDTWAIDQVLPIIPLHRLDEEPLRRAVLQDLTCDSDGKINQYVDEQSIETSLPVHALNEGEDYLLGVFLVGAYQEILGDMHNLFGDTDSVNIYQNADGSVYHAGIETHDTIEDMLRYVHLSPEELMTHYRDKCASARISANERTQFLDALRLGLTRSSYLSS; from the coding sequence ATGTCCGTACGACGCACACGCAAAGACGATGGCAGCCAATGGACAGTTGCGGACAGCCGCAGTGTTTACGGGATCCGCCATTGGGGGGCCGGGTATTTCGCGATCAATGACGCCGGTCGCGTCGAAGTTCGTCCGAACGGCCCGAGCAGTTCGCCCATCGACCTGTTCGAACAGGTCGACCAGCTGCGCAAGAGCGGCTTGTCCCTGCCGTTGCTGGTGCGCTTCCCCGACATCCTGCAAGACCGCGTCCGTCAGCTGACCGGCGCCTTCGACGCGAACATCGAGCGTCTGGAGTACCAGAGCAAGTACACCGCGCTGTACCCGATCAAGGTCAACCAGCAGGAAGCGGTGATCGAGAACATCATCGCCACCCAGAACGTGTCCATCGGCCTTGAGGCCGGCTCCAAGCCTGAGCTGCTGGCGGTGCTGGCGCTGGCGCCGAAGGGCGGCACCATCGTCTGCAACGGCTACAAGGACCGCGAGTTCATCCGCCTGGCGCTGATGGGCCAGAAACTCGGCCACAACGTGTTCATCGTGATCGAGAAGGAATCGGAAGTCGGCCTGGTGATCGAAGAGGCCGCCTCCCTGCGCGTCAAGCCGCAGGTCGGCCTGCGCGTGCGCCTGTCGTCGCTGGCCTCGTCGAAGTGGGCGGACACCGGTGGCGAGAAGTCCAAGTTCGGCTTGTCGGCGGCGCAGCTGCTGTCGGTGGTCGAGCGCTTCCGCGCGGCGGGCCTGGACCAGGGCATTCGCCTGCTGCACTTCCACATGGGTTCGCAGATCGCCAACCTGGCCGACTACCAGCACGGCTTCAAGGAAGCGATCCGCTACTACGGCGAGTTGCGCAACCTCGGCCTGCCGGTCGATCACATCGACGTCGGCGGCGGCCTGGGCGTGGACTACGACGGCACCCACTCGCGCAACGCCAGCTCGATCAACTACGACATGGACGACTACGCCGGCGTGGTGGTGGGCATGCTCAAGGAGTTCTGCGACGCGCAGAGCCTGCCGCACCCGCACATCTTCTCCGAGAGCGGCCGTTCGCTGACCGCCCACCACGCCATGCTGGTGGTGCAGGTGACCGACGTCGAGAAACATAACGACGACGTGCCGCAGATCGAAAACAAGGACGCGCTGCCGGAAACCGTGCAGTGGCTGGTGGACCTGCTCGGCCCGACCGACATCGAGATGGTCACCGAAACCTACTGGCGCGCCACCCACTACATGAGCGACGTGGCGGCCCAGTACGCCGACGGCAAGCTGACCCTGGCCGAAAAGGCCCTGGCCGAGCAGTGCTACTTCGCCGTGTGCCGTCGCCTGCACAACTCGCTGAAGGCCCGTCAGCGTTCGCACCGTCAGGTGCTGGACGAACTCAACGACAAGTTGGCCGACAAGTACATCTGCAACTTCTCGGTGTTCCAGAGCCTGCCGGACACCTGGGCGATCGACCAGGTGCTGCCGATCATCCCGCTGCACCGCCTGGATGAAGAGCCGCTGCGCCGCGCCGTGCTGCAGGATCTGACCTGCGACTCCGACGGCAAGATCAACCAGTACGTCGACGAGCAGAGCATCGAGACCAGCCTGCCGGTGCACGCGCTGAACGAGGGCGAGGACTATCTGCTGGGCGTGTTCCTGGTCGGTGCCTACCAGGAGATCCTCGGCGACATGCACAACCTGTTCGGCGACACCGACTCGGTGAACATCTACCAGAACGCCGACGGCAGCGTGTACCACGCCGGCATCGAAACCCACGACACCATCGAAGACATGCTGCGCTACGTGCACCTGTCGCCGGAGGAGTTGATGACCCACTACCGCGACAAGTGCGCCAGTGCCCGCATCAGCGCCAACGAGCGCACCCAGTTCCTCGATGCCCTGCGCCTGGGCCTGACCCGCTCCTCCTACCTGTCTTCCTGA
- a CDS encoding protein-disulfide reductase DsbD — protein sequence MRRLLCLLLFAFTLPAGAAGLFDSKPSASLGSINNSADFLPVREAFRLSLVEATPQSVRLRFVATEGYYLYRHRFQFRTDPADVPLAAAQLPPGEQKHDEFFGDVEVYHGITDVELPRNDARPFTLAVTYQGCADKGLCYPPETERLNIEGSASAGTAAPAWDWRDLALFFLAGLGLTFTPCVLPMLPILSGVVLRGQVGGWRGFNLSLAYVLPMAACFALLGALMGLFGAQLNLQARLQSAWVLVPFALFFAVFALAMFGVFELKLPHFISSRLDRIAGRTEGGSLWGAAVLGVVSSLLVSPCVSAPLAGALLYISASGDALGGGLKLFMLGLGMGAPLLLVATGGAAWLPKSGPWMMYVKNGIGVLLLGLSIGLLSRVLPGQVTLLLIGLLAGGAGLFLGALEFVYKPPRKRLGQLLGMFLVFYALACWYGAFSGQTDPLNPIAPRMAQRDAPAQDSSRWQTVSTPAELDRALLEAKSAGTPLLLDWYADWCISCKVIEHEVLNDATVMERLKGYRLIRFDITASTAEQRTLLDRYALFGPPALMFFGKDGNERLDVRVIGEIGAAGFLERIRRANDRI from the coding sequence ATGCGCCGTTTGCTCTGCCTGCTGCTGTTCGCCTTCACCCTGCCGGCCGGCGCCGCCGGGCTGTTCGACAGCAAACCCAGCGCCTCCCTGGGCTCGATCAACAACAGCGCCGACTTCCTGCCGGTGCGCGAAGCCTTTCGGCTGAGCCTGGTCGAAGCCACGCCGCAATCGGTCAGGCTGCGCTTCGTCGCCACCGAGGGCTATTACCTCTACCGCCACCGTTTCCAGTTCCGCACCGACCCGGCCGACGTGCCGCTGGCTGCCGCGCAACTGCCGCCGGGCGAGCAGAAGCACGACGAGTTCTTCGGTGACGTGGAGGTCTACCACGGCATCACCGATGTCGAACTGCCGCGCAACGATGCGCGTCCCTTCACGCTTGCCGTCACCTATCAGGGCTGCGCGGACAAGGGCTTGTGCTATCCGCCGGAGACCGAGCGGCTGAACATCGAAGGCAGCGCTTCGGCCGGCACGGCGGCGCCTGCCTGGGACTGGCGCGACCTGGCGCTGTTTTTCCTCGCGGGCCTGGGCCTGACGTTCACGCCTTGCGTGTTGCCGATGCTGCCGATCCTTTCCGGCGTGGTGCTGCGCGGCCAGGTCGGCGGGTGGCGCGGGTTCAACCTGTCGCTCGCCTATGTGCTGCCGATGGCCGCGTGCTTTGCCCTGCTGGGGGCGCTGATGGGGTTGTTCGGTGCACAGCTCAACCTCCAGGCGCGGTTGCAGTCGGCGTGGGTGCTGGTGCCGTTCGCCCTGTTCTTTGCGGTGTTCGCCCTGGCGATGTTCGGCGTATTCGAACTCAAACTGCCGCACTTCATCAGCAGCCGCCTCGACCGCATCGCCGGGCGCACCGAAGGCGGTTCGCTGTGGGGCGCGGCGGTGCTGGGCGTGGTGTCGAGCCTGCTGGTGTCGCCGTGCGTCTCGGCGCCTTTGGCCGGTGCGCTGCTTTATATAAGCGCCAGCGGCGATGCCCTGGGCGGCGGGCTGAAGCTGTTCATGCTCGGCCTGGGCATGGGCGCGCCGCTGTTGCTGGTGGCCACCGGCGGCGCCGCGTGGCTGCCGAAAAGCGGTCCGTGGATGATGTACGTGAAGAACGGCATCGGTGTGCTGTTGCTGGGGCTGTCGATCGGTTTGCTCAGCCGCGTGCTGCCGGGCCAGGTCACGCTGCTGCTGATCGGGCTGCTGGCCGGCGGCGCGGGCCTGTTCCTCGGCGCGCTGGAGTTCGTCTACAAGCCGCCGCGCAAACGCCTCGGTCAGTTGCTGGGGATGTTCCTGGTGTTCTATGCGCTGGCCTGCTGGTACGGCGCGTTCAGCGGCCAGACCGACCCGCTGAACCCCATCGCCCCGCGCATGGCTCAACGTGACGCACCGGCCCAGGACAGCAGCCGGTGGCAGACCGTCAGCACCCCGGCGGAGCTGGACCGCGCGCTGTTGGAGGCAAAGTCCGCCGGCACCCCGCTGCTGCTCGACTGGTACGCCGACTGGTGCATCAGTTGCAAGGTCATCGAACACGAAGTGCTCAACGACGCCACGGTCATGGAACGGCTCAAGGGCTACCGGCTGATCCGTTTCGACATCACCGCAAGCACCGCCGAACAGCGCACCCTGCTCGACCGCTACGCCTTGTTCGGCCCGCCGGCGCTGATGTTCTTCGGCAAGGACGGCAACGAACGCCTTGATGTGCGGGTGATCGGCGAGATCGGCGCGGCCGGCTTCCTTGAGCGAATCCGCCGGGCGAATGACCGGATTTAA
- the accB gene encoding acetyl-CoA carboxylase biotin carboxyl carrier protein, translated as MDIRKVKKLIELLEESGIDELEIKEGEESVRISRNSKVAPQQYYAPAPAPVAAAAPAAPAAAPVAAAPAAAAAPALNGTVARSPMVGTFYRKASPTSPAFVEVGQTVKKGDTLCIVEAMKMMNHIEAEASGVIESILVEDGQPVEFDQPLFTIV; from the coding sequence ATGGATATCCGTAAAGTTAAGAAATTGATCGAATTGCTGGAAGAGTCCGGCATCGACGAGCTCGAGATCAAGGAAGGCGAAGAGTCCGTACGCATCAGCCGCAACAGCAAGGTTGCGCCGCAGCAGTACTACGCACCGGCACCGGCTCCGGTCGCCGCCGCAGCGCCAGCCGCTCCGGCCGCCGCCCCTGTGGCCGCTGCCCCGGCCGCCGCTGCCGCGCCAGCGCTGAACGGCACCGTCGCCCGTTCGCCGATGGTCGGCACTTTCTACCGCAAGGCATCGCCGACCTCGCCGGCCTTCGTTGAAGTCGGCCAGACCGTGAAGAAAGGCGACACCCTGTGCATCGTCGAAGCCATGAAGATGATGAACCACATCGAGGCGGAAGCCAGCGGCGTGATCGAATCCATCCTCGTCGAAGACGGTCAGCCGGTTGAGTTCGACCAACCGCTGTTCACCATCGTTTGA
- the aroQ gene encoding type II 3-dehydroquinate dehydratase codes for MATLLVLHGPNLNLLGTREPGTYGSTTLAQINQDLERRAREAGHHLLYLQSNAEYELIDRIHAARDEGVDFILINPAAFTHTSVALRDALLAVSIPFIEVHLSNVHKREPFRHHSYFSDVAVGVICGLGASGYRLALEAALEQLERQATA; via the coding sequence ATGGCAACGCTATTGGTGCTGCACGGCCCCAACCTGAACCTGCTCGGCACCCGGGAACCGGGCACCTACGGCTCGACCACCCTGGCGCAGATCAACCAGGACCTGGAGCGCCGCGCCCGCGAAGCCGGCCATCATCTGCTGTACCTGCAGAGCAACGCCGAGTACGAACTGATCGACCGGATCCACGCCGCCCGCGACGAGGGCGTGGACTTCATCCTGATCAATCCGGCGGCTTTTACGCACACAAGTGTCGCATTACGTGACGCGCTGCTGGCGGTGAGCATCCCATTCATCGAAGTGCATCTGTCCAACGTGCACAAACGCGAACCTTTCCGCCATCACTCCTACTTCTCCGATGTTGCGGTGGGAGTGATCTGCGGCCTTGGCGCCAGCGGTTACCGACTGGCCCTGGAGGCCGCCCTGGAACAGCTTGAACGACAGGCAACGGCTTGA
- a CDS encoding NUDIX hydrolase has protein sequence MSHTLDEAAHRAASDAERIAWVDERDNLLGSLARAELRERGLIGRGTYIMLFNSAGELCVHRRTLSKAIYPGYWDVAAGGMVLASETYAESAARELEEELGVSGVELTAHDHFFFEDSESRLWCSAFSAVWDGPLKLQPEEVLEACFMPVGQVMLEITQKPYCPDSLAALERYLKAQGNDVAKKV, from the coding sequence ATGAGCCACACCCTCGACGAGGCGGCCCACCGCGCCGCCTCGGACGCCGAACGCATCGCCTGGGTCGACGAGCGGGACAACCTGCTCGGTTCCCTGGCACGGGCCGAACTGCGTGAGCGCGGGCTGATCGGCCGCGGCACCTACATCATGCTGTTCAACTCCGCCGGCGAGTTGTGCGTGCACCGGCGCACCTTGAGCAAGGCGATCTATCCCGGGTACTGGGACGTGGCCGCCGGCGGCATGGTGCTGGCCAGCGAAACCTACGCCGAATCGGCGGCCCGCGAGCTGGAAGAGGAACTGGGCGTGAGCGGCGTCGAACTGACCGCCCACGATCACTTCTTCTTCGAGGACAGCGAAAGCCGCCTGTGGTGCTCGGCGTTCTCCGCCGTGTGGGACGGCCCCCTGAAACTGCAGCCGGAAGAGGTGCTGGAGGCGTGCTTCATGCCCGTTGGACAGGTCATGCTGGAAATCACGCAAAAGCCTTACTGCCCGGACTCCCTGGCGGCGCTGGAGCGCTACCTGAAGGCCCAGGGCAACGACGTCGCAAAGAAGGTGTAA
- a CDS encoding methyl-accepting chemotaxis protein, which translates to MRLKLLTNLNTLLLVAVCVALGATLWWSQKALERPYLLMERYLGLSQRFQNDAARNVEDYLASGDALRLSGATAALDELQKELGELPPALAETLRPSLSGLDEFSKTDLLAAGKLAGDPQALLVQAERELSASLDQLSTYANGNAAYLLPLLNAAQHLGKLSLARDKLVSSGRSELAADVEREVANLRAQAQAIDALPLLGVISQSESGSDDFAAMMGIESTEKAAAEDAGVGLKRELNSLLGRYPAELSRTREQIQKRTDLAAATHQKIAAVQQAIAGLEPAVRAQHGQIQGEVRLMQGVMIGLILLIALLIDTLQRRLARTLTNLAPALSTWAEGDFSHDIRLGKTNRELHDIEASLNRLRAYLVDLVGTIRGNAEQVAGSSRTLAELSNDLHSGAEHQAGDTALIRDSLSELEATIQQVAGDARQAADASRHAGQAVEHGQQVIGQSLTGLHALVGEVQGNAQMIEHLAEESATIGGVLTVIRSIADQTNLLALNAAIEAARAGEMGRGFAVVAEEVRSLALRTAGATAEIQTLIAGLQTAARQSVEGMRTQVEHAEATANQAQAADGALDKIVGAIQTIAATAVRIADVTAQQSGAVSEIRDHSERIHQLGGDNLLRIGQGREQGENLLELGGQLHTAVQAFRV; encoded by the coding sequence ATGCGCCTGAAGTTGCTCACCAATCTCAACACGCTGTTGCTGGTCGCCGTGTGCGTGGCCCTCGGCGCCACGCTGTGGTGGTCGCAGAAAGCCCTGGAGCGCCCCTACCTGCTGATGGAGCGCTACCTGGGCCTGTCGCAGCGCTTTCAGAACGATGCGGCGCGCAACGTCGAGGACTACCTCGCCAGCGGCGACGCCCTGCGCCTGAGCGGCGCCACCGCCGCCCTCGACGAGCTGCAAAAGGAACTGGGCGAACTGCCGCCCGCCCTGGCCGAGACCCTGCGGCCGAGCCTTTCGGGCCTGGACGAGTTCAGCAAGACCGACCTGCTGGCGGCCGGCAAGCTGGCCGGCGACCCGCAGGCGCTGCTGGTGCAGGCCGAACGGGAACTGAGCGCCAGCCTCGACCAGCTCAGCACTTACGCCAACGGCAATGCGGCGTACCTGCTGCCGCTGCTCAACGCGGCGCAGCACCTGGGCAAACTGTCGCTGGCCCGTGACAAGCTGGTCAGCAGCGGCCGCAGCGAACTGGCCGCCGACGTCGAACGGGAAGTCGCCAACCTCCGTGCCCAGGCTCAGGCCATCGATGCCCTGCCGTTGCTCGGCGTGATCAGCCAGAGCGAATCCGGCAGCGACGACTTCGCCGCGATGATGGGCATCGAAAGCACCGAAAAGGCCGCCGCCGAGGACGCCGGCGTCGGCCTCAAGCGTGAACTCAACAGCCTGCTCGGCCGTTACCCGGCGGAGCTTTCGCGCACCCGCGAACAGATCCAGAAGCGCACTGACCTGGCCGCCGCCACCCACCAGAAGATCGCCGCCGTGCAGCAGGCCATCGCCGGGCTGGAGCCGGCGGTGCGCGCCCAGCACGGCCAGATCCAGGGCGAGGTGCGGCTGATGCAAGGCGTGATGATCGGCCTGATCCTGCTGATCGCGTTGCTGATCGACACCTTGCAGCGGCGCCTGGCCCGCACGCTCACCAACCTCGCGCCGGCGCTGTCGACCTGGGCCGAAGGCGACTTCAGCCACGACATCCGGCTGGGCAAGACCAACCGCGAACTGCACGACATCGAAGCCTCGCTCAACCGCTTGCGCGCCTATCTGGTGGATCTGGTCGGCACCATCCGCGGCAACGCCGAGCAGGTGGCCGGGAGCAGCCGCACCCTGGCCGAACTGAGCAACGACCTGCACAGCGGCGCCGAACACCAGGCCGGCGACACCGCGCTGATCCGCGATTCCCTCAGCGAACTGGAAGCGACCATCCAGCAAGTGGCCGGCGACGCGCGCCAGGCCGCCGACGCCAGCCGCCACGCCGGGCAAGCGGTCGAGCACGGCCAGCAGGTGATCGGCCAGAGCCTCACCGGGCTGCATGCGCTGGTCGGCGAGGTGCAAGGCAACGCGCAGATGATCGAACACCTGGCGGAGGAGTCCGCCACCATCGGCGGCGTGCTGACGGTGATCCGCTCGATCGCCGACCAGACCAACCTGCTGGCCCTCAACGCCGCCATCGAAGCGGCCCGGGCCGGCGAAATGGGCCGCGGCTTCGCCGTGGTGGCCGAGGAGGTCCGCTCGCTGGCGCTACGCACCGCCGGGGCCACCGCAGAAATCCAGACGCTGATCGCAGGCCTGCAGACCGCCGCCCGCCAATCGGTCGAAGGCATGCGCACCCAGGTCGAACACGCCGAAGCCACGGCCAACCAGGCCCAGGCGGCGGACGGGGCGCTGGACAAGATCGTCGGCGCGATCCAGACCATCGCCGCCACCGCCGTGCGCATCGCCGACGTCACCGCCCAGCAGAGCGGCGCGGTCAGCGAGATCCGCGACCACAGCGAGCGCATCCACCAGTTGGGCGGGGACAACCTGCTGCGCATCGGCCAAGGGCGCGAGCAAGGCGAAAACCTGCTGGAGCTGGGCGGACAACTGCACACGGCGGTGCAGGCTTTCCGGGTCTGA
- a CDS encoding DUF2333 family protein codes for MLDWKNRAGSAPERAAEPKSATRSYLGGLLFSRALATLVGIYLLVTIGLGWYWSQEPALFPVAQNAQVAAEKEGKQMVVGYTTVETLKTVAGTLLTKPGGYISNDRFPPGLWMDNMPSWEYGVLVQVRDLTRALRKDFARSQSQSAEDADLAKAEPRFNFDNKSWILPSSESEYQEGINSLTRYQARLASPDQKSALFYARADNLNNWLGDVGTRLGSLSQRLSASVGRVKLNTALKTEVPAVGEVPQVDEEVVETPWMQIDNVFYEARGQAWALSHLLRAIEVDFADVLAKKNATVSVRQIIRELEASQEPVWSPMILNGSGFGVLANHSLVMANYISRANAAVIDLRQLLNQG; via the coding sequence ATGCTGGACTGGAAGAACCGCGCGGGCAGCGCGCCTGAACGTGCCGCCGAACCCAAGTCGGCCACCCGCAGCTATCTGGGCGGCCTGCTGTTCAGCCGTGCACTGGCCACCCTGGTCGGCATTTACCTGTTGGTGACCATCGGCCTGGGCTGGTACTGGAGCCAGGAGCCGGCGCTGTTTCCCGTGGCGCAGAACGCGCAGGTCGCCGCCGAGAAGGAGGGCAAGCAGATGGTGGTCGGCTACACCACCGTCGAGACCCTCAAGACCGTGGCCGGCACGCTGCTGACCAAGCCGGGCGGCTACATCTCCAACGACCGCTTCCCGCCCGGCCTGTGGATGGACAACATGCCGAGCTGGGAATACGGCGTGCTGGTGCAGGTGCGCGACCTGACCCGGGCCCTGCGCAAGGACTTCGCCCGTTCGCAGTCGCAGTCGGCCGAAGACGCCGACCTGGCCAAGGCCGAGCCGCGCTTCAACTTCGACAACAAGAGCTGGATCCTGCCGTCCAGCGAGTCGGAGTATCAGGAAGGCATCAATTCCCTGACCCGTTATCAGGCGCGCCTGGCGAGCCCTGATCAGAAGAGCGCGCTGTTCTATGCCCGCGCCGACAACCTGAACAACTGGCTGGGCGATGTCGGCACCCGTCTGGGTTCGCTGTCGCAGCGGCTGTCGGCCAGCGTCGGCCGGGTCAAGCTCAACACCGCGCTGAAGACCGAAGTGCCGGCCGTGGGCGAAGTGCCGCAGGTCGACGAGGAAGTGGTCGAGACCCCGTGGATGCAAATCGACAACGTCTTCTATGAAGCCCGCGGCCAGGCCTGGGCGCTGTCGCACCTGCTGCGCGCCATCGAGGTGGACTTCGCCGACGTGCTGGCCAAGAAGAACGCCACGGTCAGCGTGCGTCAGATCATCCGCGAGCTGGAAGCCTCGCAGGAGCCGGTGTGGAGCCCGATGATCCTCAACGGCAGCGGTTTCGGCGTGCTGGCCAACCACTCGCTGGTGATGGCCAACTACATCTCCCGGGCCAACGCAGCCGTGATCGACCTGCGCCAACTGCTCAACCAGGGCTGA